A segment of the Catharus ustulatus isolate bCatUst1 chromosome 21, bCatUst1.pri.v2, whole genome shotgun sequence genome:
GAAATGTTAAATCACTGTATGTTTACTGAGGATTTTGATATGTGTGAAACAcgctttttctgtttctgttgtttctctCTTTAGCCCCTCAATCCAAACCCAGACAGTCGATGGAACACTTATTTCAAGGATAACGAAGTGCTCCTCCAGATAGACAAAGATGTCAGGTGTGTGAGATACAACCAGTCACATTTCTGAACCCGAGAAGTGTGGCCAACAAATTGTACTTTGAAAACAGAGTTTAATATTAAACCCAGGCTCCTATTCAACATGGGGCACTTCCTTCTTGTCCCTGATTTCCTTCTGTGTCCATCCTAGGAGGCTGTACCCTGACATGGCGTTTTTCCAGCGCCCCACAGATTATCCCTGCCTGCTGATCCTGGACCCCCAGAACGAGTTTGAGACGCTGCGCAGGCGGGTGGAGCAGACCACGCTCAAGTCGCAGACGGTGGCACGAAACCGCAGTGGGGTGACAAAtgtgagctctgggctggggctgtccttGTCACAGGGCAAGGTCTCAggctgggaagaggaagggtGATTCTTGGGctgttctttgtttctctttctgcttGTGCAATGGAATTCAGGAAACACCCCAGCAGATATTGAGCTTTCTGGAGCTGGACGTTGCAGAACCAACTGGAGTTCCTGATAGCCTGTAGGGAATTCTAGGTGTATTTAATTTAAGGATTGTTTTTACCTGACTTCTGGTAGAATTTGGAGtcacaatttattttatgcCTGACATACGCCTTCCTTTATGGCAACAAAACCACTAAAGAGTTAATTTACTATGAATTTATTACAAATTTCCATAGTCCTCCAGAACTGAATCTCAAACCTGGAATTAGGAGAAGAGCTGAGTATCTGTTAAAATATGtcatttctttcccctttcatGAGTGCTACAGCACACGTGCTGTTGGGGAAGGTGGCTTCTCCCACAACCATCAATACCCTTCCCTCATACTACTAACAAAGAGAAGTGGAACTGCTGTGGTTTTTACTGTGTGACATCATGTGGTGCAATGATTCAGAGGAaactgtgtgctgctgctcagactTTGTTGTTCAGGGACAGCCAGCATCAGGACTTCTCTGCCTGTGTGCTCCCAGAGTTGCTTGTCTTGGTTTATGTGGTATAAACAGCCCAAATTTTTTGGGAGGTCTCTGTGTGTTAAAAGCCAAGCTTGGCACAGGTGCTGAAGGATCTGTGCTAGTTGGTTGTCCTGATTCAGCCTTGCTCTCCAGGTGAGCTCCCCTCTGAAGaccacccccagctctctgagCGAGTACGAAGTTCTGCCCAACGGCTGCGAAGCTCACTGGGAAGTGGTGGAGAGGATCCTGTTCATCTATGCCAAGCTGAACCCTGGCATAGCCTATGTCCAGGGCATGAATGAAATCGTGGGGCCTCTTTACTACACCTTTGCTACAGACCCTAACAGTGAGTGGAAAGGTGAGGAAGCCTTTTGACTGCTTAGCAGTGGCTGTGGTGCTGCGACTTCTCTGCATGGCATGAGGAGTTTTGGGGAACTGTAGGAGCTGAATGGGCTGGGAGTGGTGAGGACGTGGGAAGTGAGGATTTTTGagcaatttttgtttgtttgttgaaCTCAAAATGCCTTTAGAAGCTCTTGTTTCCTTGTACTATATATAGatggtaaggaaaaaaatggaaagggagGGCTTTGCCTGTTGCTTCTGCATCACAGGAGCTCTGAGGGTGTGTGCTGGTAGCAGATTATGTTCTTGGGCATAGATAACTTTTTTGTGACCTCATGTCATGAAGACCTTGTGTTGGACACAGGGTTAGTATCTGCAGTGGCTCTGTAGACgtttctacttaaaaaaaaaaagggttgtCTAACCTTGACCCAGACCAAGCAAGCCAAGATGTGGTGGAATCTACTCCTTAAGTCCAATGCAGCAACCAGATTATGGAGCAAGGACAATTTTACAGCCCTGTACCTCTCTCAGTAAGGCTTCCTCTATTCTCCCATGTTCTTATTTCCCCAGAACATGCTGAAGCAGACACGTTTTTCTGCTTTACCAATCTTATGGCTGAAATTCGGGACAACTTCATTAAGAGCCTGGATGATTCTCAGTGTGGTATTACCTACAAAATGGAGAAGGTCTACTCCACCCTGAAGGAAAAAGATGTGGAGCTATATTTGAAACTGGTGAGGAGCCAGGTGTTTCTCTGGGTCTTGGGTGGGATGCAAGGAGTGGCTTAACAGTGCACATGAATGTCAGTTCTGTTAaactgtgctggagcagagcacagaatgTCTGCAGGGCTTTGCCTGTGGGGCAGAGACTCTTATCTGTGAGCTGAAACACAAGGAGAGGCTTCCTCCCCTGCCTGTCTCTGAAAGCAAACTGTGGTTGTTgcacagctgccagctggagTCTGAAGGGACTTGGCCATGGTCACCTGCATAGCTGGAGTCTTTATTCTCTTGTAGAGATCAGTCAAAACATGGGTTTTGCTGTGGAGCTTTTCAGCATTCCAGATTACAGaaattgtttttgcttttcagagcaaaacaaaaaatgcccCCCACACTGCACACATGCACTTCTATTGCCACTGGCTGCCCTGACTTAAACTCCATGGAGTGCATTCCAAAGGAGGAGTGAAATCCAGTGAGCTGGATGATCCCACCAGCCAAATAATACTGTTCTCCTTCATCCAAATGTTTTCAAGTGCTTTGGGTTTGTGTGAGTTTTGTAGAACATGTAGAAGGCAGATTTCATTACAAACATCTCTTATAGTCCATTTGGTGTGAAAGTCCAAGGAGACTTTGGAAGGGAAAGCTATTCTTACTGTAATCTTGACCAAACTTTTTCCATCTAGAAAAGTCAGGATGTGTTTCTTTTGTAATCCAGAAGACAGTTTGTCagcacagtgacacagcccaCAGTGTTGGCTGGTTCAGTGGGGAGAAAAACTGCTTAATGTTTGGCTGGCAGGAAATGGTCTTGGCCATGCAGCAGCTGGTCCTTAAGAATATCAGCAGAATCCTCAACTTGTTTGACCTTGATTAAACTTATGGAACCTTGGATTTAAcatcagaaaacaggaaagctTCAGGCTAAAGGTGCTTACAGCATGTTTTACTGACCATCAGTGTGAACTCTGTTCcatctttgtttctctttatcAAAAGGTTTACTATTCACAAATACAAGGGTTctggaaaggagaggaaatccTGACAAACAGTGCCTGTGCTAGCAGGGGAGGGCTGCAGCTTTGCAGATAAAATGCTGTTGAAATGGGAACTTTAAAATGACTTGGCAGGTTTAACAGAACATAAATAGCGCCTTTAGGGAGAAAAGCTTCCTTTACTCCATGTTATGGACAGAGGAGCATTTTCTGGCTTGGCTGTAGGTGTGGAGTGTGGCTGATGTGAAATCTCTCAGTCAGGGTTGAATGGGACAATCTCCAAAGGATGCAgaggttttcctgctgctgcaggaagagctgggagcttagagcagcactggggaggagatggggatggaaaCATGGGGTGATCTCTTGCCTGTAGGGAACTGGCCAGGAGCACATATTCATTGTTTGCCTGGTGCCTGTCTGACAGCAAGAACAGAACATCAAACCCCAGTTCTTTGCCTTCCGCTGGCTGACGTTGCTCTTGTCCCAAGAGTTCCTGCTGCCAGATGTCATCCGCATCTGGGACTCCCTGTTTGCTGACGACAAGCGCTTCGACTTCCTCCTGCTCGtctgctgtgccatgctgaCGTAAGTACACACACAGCCTTCCTCTGCTTCTTTGCCACAGATCCAGGAGTCTTCTGTAGGCATCTGGTGAAGAGGTTATAGGTTTTAAAGTTTCTTTGTAAAGAGTCAAAAGTAGCTGGaataatttctgtctttcagaCTCATCCGGGATCAGTTGCTGGAAGGGGACTTCACTCTGAACATGAGGCTGCTACAGGTAGGAATTAAATAGAGTGGGTGCAGAGAGAAATTGGAAAAGTCTTGAAATAGTACTGGGAGAGAGGATGACAGTATGTGAGAGGGTGGGAGGGTATGCCTGGTTCAACACAAGTGCCATATTGGTGATGTCTGCATGCAGGAAAATCTGCAGGGATCTTACAGCACTCTCACTACTGGAACTGGGAATCTTTAGCACATGCACCATTTCAGTCTTACAGAGAAATTATCATAGATTGgaggtttttaattttcctttagtgtacaaaaaaaaaaattcaacaaaagaTGTGAAACCTTATGTAACACTGCTAAGTTTTTTGGCCAGAGGTATAAATTCAGAGATCTGTGAGAGCCTTAGGTTGGAAACGCCTGCACTGCACAGTTGGATATCTTACATTGTGCCAGTTCCTGCTTTGGGCTGTGCAAGATACTGGCTTTGATAAGGCTCTCTGGCATGAGAAAGGGCCCTGTGGCAGGCCAGGTTACTGTGCCCTTGCAggacaaagtgaaaaaaaaacaacaagccTTCTGGAAGGGTATTGAGGTTTGATCCGTTACAAAACAGGAAACTGTAGCTGTTAAAGGAGTAACTGAATATGGCATTGTGTTATAATAGGCCAAGAACTTTGTTGTCAAGATTTGTCTCACTTAAGCAAAACAATCTGTGTCAAGAATGCTGGGAAGTCACTGaaatctgtttgtttctttgccttAGGATTATCCTATCTCTGATGTTCATCTGATTTTGAAGAAGGCAAAGGAACTTCAAGATTCCAAATAGTCCATGAGCCTAACAAAAGGTGTCAGAGAACTGTGTGGCAGTGGGTCCTGGGACATGGCCCCTTGAAGTGTGGTGCACTAAAGCTCCTACTGGTCTCTGCAAGACTTCAGGTTTTGTTGGGGCTACTACCTTGAAGACTTCCTTCTACTCTATTTATTAGGTCAAGGACTGATTACTTCCCCATCTACTTGGGTCCTGCACTCCAGATTTTTCCACATCTCAAATGCCTCTTTGCTGCCAAAAGCAGTTctttatatctttttttaaatgactttGAGTTTGGGGAGAAAGAAACCTTCTGTCTGCATATCCCTGAAGGGATGGACTCCTGTATCATGGAAATAACACAAGGAGTAACTTCTGATGGGGAAAAGACAGATTTAAGTCCAGTGAATTTTGGTGGGTGAGGACAGAAGGATCTTCCTCCTGTGAACAGAATGTATTCCAGTGAAGTCTCACATTCTGCCATTCAAGTAGATTCTGGATTCTCCTTCCTCATGTCTGCACTTGGCCATCCCTGAGGCATGTGAAGAAGATTGCATCACTTTCTGGTGAAGGTTGCCTGGCAGTTTGCACTCCTTTGACTGGGAAAGAGACTTGGGAAGCTGAGGTAGGAGGACACAGTGACAGCTGGTGGCTTTGTGCACTCAAACTGCCTGAATCCAGACCTGCCTTATCAACGAGGTCTCCTTGAGAGCAGGACTGTGGTGGTTTCAATCCCCTGGTGAAGTGTAGTTCCAAGTCAAGCCTTACTACGCACAGCCTTAGAGCAGGATTGTTGCTGCAGGGAGGCCTCATGCTGCTCTGAACTGGAGCATATCCAGCTACAATCAGGATCCTGAAACACAAGAAATGGACACCTAATCATGTGCAATGAAGACAGATGTATTTAGGGGCTTATACAGGCACAGAACTGGAGTTTTCTGCCTCAGTGGCTTAAATAATACTATTTGCATTAAGGTCTGGTCACAGTAACCTTGCTGTTGTCTCACAGTTCTTCTTGCCAGGAAGAGACAGTTCTGATCTGCACTAAGAGTCCTTCTCCAGCACAATCCAGCAGGCATACAAGCATCTGTCAtgagctgcctgctggggctgaTCCACTGTTCTGTCCTGGTCCTGTTGGAGTCACAGTCCTGAGCTGGACTTTTGTTCTCCCTGAGGAAAACTGCTGCACTTCAGATATGGTGGAGTGGGCTCAGGAGAACAGGGACTGAGACAAACCACAGGGAGAACTGCTGACCTGCCACAGTGTCAAGCTGAGCAGAAACCTTAATCCTCAGAGAGAGAAACTGCCAGCACCCAGGTGCTTGTGTGGTGCAGAAGCTCTTGAGTGAACACTAATCCAACatgcttttccctttctgtgctgtgctggctcacCTCTGCTGTTGGACACTGCAGTTTTTGGTATTTATGGGTGTTGATTTGTTAAAGGTCAGTCAGTCTTTGTAACAGACTTGCTTAAGCTGCTGCTGGCCTAGACTTGCCCTAGCAGGAGGGATGCTGGCAgccttcagcttttttttttttactggtgTTATTTCCTTCACTGAAGGCCTTCACAGGCTGCTGTAATTCTCACCAAGGTGCAGGACAGGTTGGTGCACGTACCCACGTTCTTACTGGCAATCCCAAGCAATCTCTGTCTCTTGAGAAGATGCTGGAGTACCACTTGTGCAGCCATGTGTTGCTGCTGTGTTGCAAGAACAATTTAAGGTTTAAAGCAATCTGTAATTAACACCTGTGGCAACAGTATCCCTCTCTGCTGCAATCTTTTCTTGAGGGTATAGTTTCCCTCCAAGAAAAATGGAACAGGTAGACCAGGGCAGCAGTGTGATGAAGCATCCTGGCTGTCTAACCCCTGGATGGGTGTTCTTTCTGAGCTGTTGCAGGTGGTGTTATGTCTCAGCTCTTGGGTACCTGCTGGCTGTTGGCCAGACCTCCTGTGGTCAAAGAGCCACCTGGGAGGTTCTCTACAAGTGTAGAACCAGAGGGTCCCACTCTTAGGCAGAGTTGTACCTGCTTCAAACACTTCTGCCTCAGAACTGCTATAAATACTGCTGTAGCTTTCCCATTCCATGCACAAACTCTGCTCTCATCTCCCTGAATACCTGTGCTGGGCTCTTCATTCTGGGTTCCCCTGGCACATGCAGGGTTTCCTCATGCTGGAATTTCTCACTGGCAGCAGGA
Coding sequences within it:
- the TBC1D13 gene encoding TBC1 domain family member 13; translated protein: MSRLHQSRIADFQEVLGEPTVALSKLRELCFSGIPFDGGLRCLCWKILLNYLPVEKALWSSLLKKQRDLYSQFLKEMIIQPGIAKANLGVSREDVTLEDHPLNPNPDSRWNTYFKDNEVLLQIDKDVRRLYPDMAFFQRPTDYPCLLILDPQNEFETLRRRVEQTTLKSQTVARNRSGVTNVSSPLKTTPSSLSEYEVLPNGCEAHWEVVERILFIYAKLNPGIAYVQGMNEIVGPLYYTFATDPNSEWKEHAEADTFFCFTNLMAEIRDNFIKSLDDSQCGITYKMEKVYSTLKEKDVELYLKLQEQNIKPQFFAFRWLTLLLSQEFLLPDVIRIWDSLFADDKRFDFLLLVCCAMLTLIRDQLLEGDFTLNMRLLQDYPISDVHLILKKAKELQDSK